Proteins encoded by one window of Syntrophorhabdaceae bacterium:
- the dsrA gene encoding dissimilatory-type sulfite reductase subunit alpha codes for MSEETPLLDELEKGQWPSYVTQIKQAAKKKKAAKDLLGIQELSYRDKVTHWKHGGIVGVTGYGSGVIGRYCDQPERFPDAAAFHTMRINHPAGWFYNTKSLREICDIWEQYGSGLTNFHGSTGDIILLGTTTENLQPCFDALTEKGYDLGGSGSALRTISGCVGKARCEWANFDTLNLVYDLTMEFQDEIHRPRWPYKFKIKASGCPNDCVAAIARADFTIIGTWRDNLRIDQDAVRNYVDNGFDIKTFVVDKCPSEALEWDEGKKALILRPDDCVRCMHCINKMPKAIRPGTECGATILVGGKAPIIKGAYLSWVLIPFIKVEPPYEEIKDLLRKIWDWWDENGRTRERLAELIERMGLKNFLKDIGIPPVPQMVYKPRANPYVYF; via the coding sequence ATGAGTGAGGAAACACCTTTATTAGATGAGTTAGAAAAGGGGCAGTGGCCGAGTTATGTTACCCAGATCAAACAGGCTGCAAAAAAGAAAAAGGCAGCCAAGGATCTTCTGGGTATACAGGAACTCTCATACAGAGATAAGGTGACCCACTGGAAGCATGGAGGTATAGTAGGTGTTACAGGCTATGGAAGTGGTGTTATAGGAAGGTATTGTGACCAGCCTGAGAGATTCCCTGATGCTGCCGCATTTCACACCATGCGTATCAACCATCCTGCAGGGTGGTTCTATAACACAAAGTCACTGAGGGAGATCTGTGATATCTGGGAACAATATGGCAGCGGTCTTACAAATTTTCATGGTTCTACAGGTGATATAATACTCCTTGGGACAACCACAGAAAACCTTCAGCCATGCTTCGATGCCTTAACAGAAAAAGGCTATGACTTAGGCGGTTCAGGTTCAGCATTAAGAACCATCTCAGGTTGCGTTGGCAAGGCAAGGTGCGAATGGGCTAATTTTGATACCCTCAATCTCGTATATGACCTTACCATGGAGTTCCAGGATGAGATACACAGACCACGCTGGCCCTATAAATTTAAGATAAAGGCATCAGGGTGTCCAAATGATTGTGTTGCAGCCATTGCAAGGGCAGATTTTACCATCATAGGGACATGGCGGGACAATCTCAGGATCGACCAGGATGCAGTAAGAAACTATGTGGATAACGGCTTTGATATCAAGACCTTCGTGGTGGATAAGTGCCCATCTGAAGCCCTTGAATGGGACGAAGGCAAAAAAGCACTCATACTACGACCTGATGACTGTGTCCGCTGCATGCACTGTATCAACAAGATGCCCAAGGCAATAAGACCGGGGACAGAATGCGGTGCTACGATCCTTGTAGGAGGCAAGGCGCCTATTATAAAGGGTGCATATCTTTCATGGGTCCTTATCCCATTTATAAAGGTAGAACCGCCCTATGAAGAGATAAAGGACCTATTGAGGAAAATCTGGGACTGGTGGGATGAAAACGGAAGGACAAGGGAGAGGCTTGCAGAACTCATAGAAAGGATGGGGTTAAAGAACTTCTTAAAGGATATAGGGATTCCACCTGTGCCTCAGATGGTTTATAAACCCAGGGCAAATCCTTATGTATATTTTTAA